In Pseudomonas sp. MYb327, one DNA window encodes the following:
- a CDS encoding electron transfer flavoprotein subunit beta/FixA family protein: MKVLVAVKRVVDYNVKVRVKADNSGVDLANVKMSMNPFCEIAVEEAVRLKEKGVATEIVVVSVGPSTAQEQLRTALALGADRAILVESAEDLTSLAVAKLLKAVVDKEQPQLVILGKQAIDSDNNQTGQMLAALSGYGQGTFASKVEISGDSVAVTREIDGGAQTVSLKLPAIVTTDLRLNEPRYASLPNIMKAKKKPLETLTPDALGVSTASTNKTVKVEAPAARSAGIKVKSVAELVEKLKNEAKVI; the protein is encoded by the coding sequence ATGAAGGTTCTTGTAGCTGTCAAACGCGTTGTGGATTACAACGTCAAGGTCCGCGTCAAGGCGGACAATTCCGGCGTCGATCTTGCCAACGTCAAGATGTCGATGAACCCGTTCTGCGAAATCGCAGTGGAAGAAGCCGTACGCCTGAAAGAGAAAGGCGTTGCGACTGAAATCGTCGTCGTTTCCGTCGGCCCGTCCACTGCTCAAGAGCAACTGCGCACCGCGCTGGCTCTGGGTGCCGACCGCGCCATCCTCGTCGAATCCGCCGAAGATCTGACTTCCCTGGCCGTTGCCAAGCTGTTGAAAGCTGTTGTCGACAAGGAACAGCCTCAGCTGGTGATCCTCGGCAAACAGGCCATCGACAGCGACAACAACCAGACTGGCCAGATGCTCGCTGCATTGAGCGGCTACGGTCAGGGCACGTTCGCTTCGAAAGTCGAAATCAGCGGCGACAGCGTTGCTGTCACCCGCGAAATCGACGGCGGCGCGCAGACAGTTTCCCTGAAACTGCCGGCCATCGTCACCACTGACCTGCGTTTGAACGAGCCGCGCTACGCGTCTCTGCCAAACATCATGAAAGCCAAGAAGAAGCCTCTCGAGACGCTGACTCCGGACGCTTTGGGCGTTTCCACCGCCTCCACCAACAAGACCGTAAAAGTCGAAGCGCCTGCTGCACGCAGCGCGGGTATCAAGGTCAAGTCGGTGGCTGAACTGGTCGAGAAACTGAAAAACGAAGCGAAGGTAATCTAA
- a CDS encoding electron transfer flavoprotein-ubiquinone oxidoreductase, with protein sequence MEREYMEFDVVIVGAGPAGLSAACRLKQKAAEAGKEISVCVVEKGSEVGAHILSGAVFEPRALNELFPDWKELGAPLNTPVTRDDIFVLKNAESAQKIPDFFVPKTMHNEGNYIISLGNLCRWLAQQAENLGVEIYPGFAAQEALFDENGVVRGIITGDLGVDREGHPKEGLYTPGMELRGKYTLFAEGCRGHIGKQLIKRFNLDTDADAQHYGIGLKEIWEVDPAKHQPGLVVHTAGWPMDIMGTENTGGSFLYHLENNQVVVGLIVDLSYSNTYLSPFDEFQRLKHHPVLKQYLEGGKRISYGARAICKGGLNSLPKMVFKGGALIGCDLGTLNFAKIKGSHTAMKSGMLAAESVADALFADKDGTEELTSYVDAFKNSWLHEELFASRNFGPAIHKFGAIVGGGFNWLDQNIFGGKLPFTLHDTKPDYACLKLAADCKKIDYPKPDGKISFDKLSSVFISGTNHEEEQPCHLKLTDPSIPISKNLPLYDEPAQRYCPAGVYEVITKEDGEKRFQINAQNCVHCKTCDIKDPAQNITWVTPEGAGGPTYPNM encoded by the coding sequence GTGGAACGCGAATACATGGAATTCGACGTGGTCATCGTCGGTGCCGGCCCCGCTGGTCTTTCCGCCGCCTGCCGATTGAAGCAGAAGGCCGCCGAAGCCGGTAAGGAAATCAGCGTCTGCGTGGTCGAAAAAGGCTCCGAAGTCGGTGCTCACATCTTGTCCGGTGCCGTGTTCGAACCACGGGCCCTGAACGAATTGTTCCCAGACTGGAAAGAACTCGGCGCGCCGCTGAACACACCGGTCACCCGCGATGACATCTTCGTGCTGAAAAACGCCGAAAGCGCGCAGAAAATTCCTGACTTCTTTGTGCCCAAGACCATGCACAACGAAGGCAACTACATCATCTCCCTGGGCAACCTGTGCCGCTGGCTGGCCCAACAGGCCGAGAACCTGGGTGTGGAAATCTACCCGGGCTTCGCCGCCCAGGAAGCGCTGTTCGACGAAAACGGCGTTGTGCGCGGGATCATCACCGGTGACCTGGGCGTTGACCGCGAAGGTCATCCGAAAGAAGGCCTCTACACCCCAGGCATGGAACTGCGTGGCAAATACACGCTGTTCGCCGAAGGCTGCCGTGGCCACATCGGCAAGCAACTGATCAAGCGCTTCAACCTGGACACTGACGCTGATGCCCAGCACTACGGCATCGGCCTGAAAGAAATCTGGGAAGTCGACCCGGCCAAACATCAACCAGGCCTGGTGGTGCACACCGCCGGTTGGCCGATGGACATCATGGGCACCGAGAACACCGGGGGCTCGTTCCTCTATCACCTGGAAAACAACCAGGTTGTAGTGGGCCTGATCGTCGATCTGTCCTACAGCAACACGTATCTCTCGCCGTTCGACGAGTTCCAGCGCCTCAAGCATCACCCGGTGCTCAAGCAATACCTGGAAGGCGGCAAGCGCATCAGCTACGGCGCCCGCGCCATCTGCAAGGGCGGCCTGAACTCGCTGCCGAAAATGGTCTTCAAGGGCGGCGCGCTGATCGGTTGCGACCTCGGCACCCTGAACTTTGCCAAGATCAAAGGCAGCCACACCGCGATGAAGTCCGGCATGCTGGCTGCTGAATCAGTGGCTGACGCACTGTTCGCCGACAAGGACGGCACCGAAGAGTTGACCTCTTACGTCGACGCCTTCAAGAACAGCTGGCTCCACGAAGAACTGTTCGCCAGCCGTAACTTCGGTCCGGCGATCCACAAGTTCGGCGCGATCGTTGGTGGTGGTTTCAACTGGCTCGACCAGAACATCTTCGGCGGCAAACTGCCGTTCACCCTGCACGACACCAAGCCGGATTACGCGTGCCTGAAACTGGCGGCCGACTGCAAGAAGATTGACTACCCGAAACCGGACGGCAAGATCAGCTTCGACAAACTCAGCTCGGTGTTCATCTCTGGTACCAACCATGAAGAAGAGCAACCGTGCCACCTGAAGCTGACCGACCCGAGCATCCCGATCAGCAAGAACCTGCCACTGTACGATGAGCCTGCCCAGCGTTACTGCCCGGCCGGCGTATACGAAGTGATCACCAAGGAAGACGGTGAGAAGCGCTTCCAGATCAACGCCCAGAACTGCGTTCACTGCAAGACCTGCGACATCAAGGACCCTGCACAAAACATTACCTGGGTGACGCCGGAAGGCGCTGGCGGCCCGACTTACCCGAACATGTAA
- a CDS encoding IclR family transcriptional regulator, whose amino-acid sequence MQEDAPKNAKDAAPTGTQTLLRGLGVVQAVASGARDLKEIARLIGTTRSTTHRLASCLVDERYLRVVPQVGYLLGPKLIELGFQAREELPLVTLAGPYLDELSALTGDTIHLAIREGDEVLYLHKNPGRNGPEMRSRVGHRMPLARTGIGKALMLDDTPQEWQRLYEVSLPAGGKNLFWPQHPEQSWEQFQQRMIEYVAGGYAFDLEDNEPSIRCVAAPIRDASKRIVAGISIASTVPYMPLEKMAELIPLIKGVTARLSAELGLKV is encoded by the coding sequence ATGCAGGAAGACGCCCCAAAAAACGCCAAGGACGCCGCGCCCACCGGCACCCAGACACTGCTTCGTGGCCTGGGTGTGGTTCAGGCCGTCGCCAGTGGCGCCCGCGATCTCAAGGAAATCGCCCGGTTGATCGGTACCACACGCAGCACCACCCATCGTCTGGCCAGTTGCCTGGTAGATGAGCGTTATCTACGGGTGGTGCCGCAAGTCGGTTATCTGTTGGGGCCGAAGCTGATCGAGTTGGGATTTCAAGCGCGCGAGGAATTGCCGCTGGTGACCCTGGCCGGGCCGTATCTGGACGAGTTGTCGGCGTTGACCGGCGACACCATTCACCTGGCGATCCGTGAAGGCGACGAAGTGCTGTACCTGCACAAGAACCCGGGGCGCAATGGCCCGGAAATGCGTTCGCGGGTCGGCCATCGCATGCCGTTGGCGCGCACCGGGATCGGCAAGGCGCTGATGCTCGATGACACGCCGCAAGAGTGGCAGCGGCTGTACGAAGTCAGCCTGCCGGCGGGTGGGAAAAATCTGTTCTGGCCGCAGCACCCGGAGCAATCCTGGGAGCAATTTCAGCAGCGCATGATCGAGTACGTGGCCGGCGGTTATGCCTTCGACCTGGAAGACAACGAACCGTCGATCCGCTGCGTGGCGGCGCCGATTCGCGATGCCAGTAAACGCATCGTTGCCGGCATCAGTATCGCCAGCACCGTGCCCTATATGCCGCTGGAAAAAATGGCCGAGCTGATTCCCCTGATCAAAGGCGTGACAGCGCGGTTGTCGGCGGAGTTGGGCCTGAAGGTCTGA